A segment of the Catenuloplanes nepalensis genome:
GTGGAGACGATCGCGTCGATGGCGCCGTTGACGATCACGGCGGTGACCTGCGAGTCGATGCCGCGCCGGTAGTCGCCGACCTTCGCGGCCGCGGTGAGCAGCCCGGCCATGGTCTCGTGCCGGCCGGGGCCGCCGGGCGCGTCCGCCTCCGCCACCAGCGACTCGATGATCATGCGGGTGTGGGTCGGGTGCAGGCGCATGTAGCCGACCAGGGAGCGGATGTAGGCCTCGACCGCGGCCGCGCCGGTGTGCGGCTCGACCGCGGCGCCGACGAACTCGATCAGCGATTCCAGCACCGTGGTGTAGGCGGCCTGGACGACCCCGTCCTTGGATGGGAAGTGGTAGAGGACCGCGGCCTTGGAGATGCCGGCGGCCTCGGCGATCCGGGCGAGCGAGGTTCCGGCGTAGCCGTGCGCGGCCACCAGATCGATGGCGACGCCGATCAACTGCGCGCGTCGTGCCTGCTCGGTAAGGGTGAGGGGCTTGCTGGCGTTTTCGGTCGGCACTCGATCACCGTACCCGATCTGACATTGCGGTTGAATTTTCTACCATGCGGTCAGTAATCTGACCTCATGGTTAAGAAGGCGCTCGTGTCCACCACCATCGGGGTCGCGGTGATCGCGGCCGTCGTCGCCTACGCGCTGCGGGACCCGTCGCCCGTCGGCTACTTCGCCTCCGCCGACGCGGCCGATCGCTTCACCGGGGCCTACCGCGAGGCGATGGCCGACATGCCACCCCCGGACAGAACCATCGACATCCGCACGGGGTACGGGGTGGTGCGCGTCTATCACTTCGCCGGCGGCACCGACCCGGCCGCCGCGCCGCTGCTGCTCCTGCCCGGCAGTGCCTCCGCGTCGCCGGTCTGGGCCGGCAACCTGCCGTCGCTGCTGCGGCAGCGCAGCGTCTACACCGTCGACCTGCTCGGCGAGCCCGGCATGAGCATTCAGCAGCGCCCGGTCGCCACCCTCGCCGACCACGCCCGATGGCTGCACGAGGTGCTGCTCGCGCTCCCGGAGCCGCGGATCCACCTGTTCGGCCTGTCGTTCGGCGGCTGGAACGCGATGAATCTCGCCGTCCACCACCCGGAGAAGATCGCGAGCGTCATCCTGCTCGACCCGATCCTGGTCTTCGGCGACCTCTCCTTCGGCGTGGTGCTCCGCTCGATCCCGATCGCGTTCCGCTGGGCGCCGCGCTCCTGGCGCGACAGCTTCGCCAGCTGGACCGCGAACGACGCGCCGATCGAGGACGAGCCGGTCGCCCGCATGATCGAGGTCGGCCTGCAGGCGTACGTGGTGAAGCTGTCCGCACCGGCCCGCCCGTCCGACGACGCGCTGCGCGGCGTCACCGCGCCGGTGCTGCTGCTGATGGCCGGGAAGTCCCGCCTGCACGACTCCGCCGAGGCCGCGGACACCGCCCGGCAGCTGCTCCCGGCCGCCACGGTCAAGGTCTATCCGGACGCGTCCCACGCCATCAACGGCGAGTACCCCGACGAGATCGCCGCCGACGTCGCGGCGTTCCTCAGCTGAGGCCGCCGGGCCGGGGCAGCGCGGCCAGGGCGGTCTCCGCGATGCCGGTGACGGTGCGCGGGCCCAGGCCGGCCTTGCCCACCGCCTCGATGCCGCGCAACACCGCCAGCAGCAGGGCCGCCAGCTGCTCCGGGTCCGCGCCGTCGTCGATGTCGCCCTGGCGCTGGGCGGCGCGGATCTCCGTGCCCAGCAGTCCGGCGGGGATCCGGTCGCCCGGGAAGTCCTTGATGTTGCTGGTGACGATCACCCCGGCCCCGGCGAGCACGGCTGCGGCGACGACATGTTCGTCATCGGGGTCCGGGAGATCGAAAGTCCCTTCGAGCGCTTCGAAGCCGAAAATTTCGGCGTCACCGAAATGCGGTCTCATCTGGGCGATGAGTGCGGCGGCACGCCCGTCGGCTTGTGATGTGCGCATTCCCTGACGGCGCTGGAGCTTGCGGGCCTCGTGGTATTCCAGTTCCTCCATGGCGACCGAACTCCACGTCGGCCGGTACATCCCCTCCACGGCCAGCGACAGCAGGAAGTCCCGCTGCATGCTTGGCCAGAGAACGCAGGTGTCGAGGGCTGCCGTGAACACGCGCGCATCATTCCAGGGAAATGATGATCGTCATAGATCTCCGCGTGTCTTCCGTCGTTCGGCGACGGCGCGGCGTGCGTCCCGGAGTTGTTGCAGCGTCTCGTTGAGATCGTCCTCTTTGTCGATGTCGACGCTGGTCGCCTCGATCGCGGCGTGCTGGTCGGCGCGTCGCTGATCGCGGTATTCCAGGAGGTGACGCAGCAGGATGCGCCGGTGGGTGCCATTGCGTTCGTAGGGGATTCGGTTCTCGTCGAGAAGTTTGATCACGGTCGGCCGGCTGACGCCCAGCAGGTCGGCGGCCTGCTGGGTGGTCAGGGTCTGGGTGACCGGAGCGACGGTGACCGCGTGACCCTGATGCAGGGCCTCGACGACCTGCCGCAGCATGCGGTAGATCTCCTCGGGCAGCTCGACCCGGTCGTCGGGCTCCTCGGCGGCCAGAAAGTAGCGCGGGCCTGGTCGGCTCGTGTCGGCGTGCCCGTCCAGGAAGCGCGAGACGGCGTCCACGTCGTTTTCCAGGCCGGGCAGGTAGGTCTCCTGTCG
Coding sequences within it:
- a CDS encoding TetR/AcrR family transcriptional regulator; the protein is MPTENASKPLTLTEQARRAQLIGVAIDLVAAHGYAGTSLARIAEAAGISKAAVLYHFPSKDGVVQAAYTTVLESLIEFVGAAVEPHTGAAAVEAYIRSLVGYMRLHPTHTRMIIESLVAEADAPGGPGRHETMAGLLTAAAKVGDYRRGIDSQVTAVIVNGAIDAIVSTGLTDPAFDTAQAAEELIRMLNGTFS
- a CDS encoding alpha/beta fold hydrolase; its protein translation is MSTTIGVAVIAAVVAYALRDPSPVGYFASADAADRFTGAYREAMADMPPPDRTIDIRTGYGVVRVYHFAGGTDPAAAPLLLLPGSASASPVWAGNLPSLLRQRSVYTVDLLGEPGMSIQQRPVATLADHARWLHEVLLALPEPRIHLFGLSFGGWNAMNLAVHHPEKIASVILLDPILVFGDLSFGVVLRSIPIAFRWAPRSWRDSFASWTANDAPIEDEPVARMIEVGLQAYVVKLSAPARPSDDALRGVTAPVLLLMAGKSRLHDSAEAADTARQLLPAATVKVYPDASHAINGEYPDEIAADVAAFLS
- a CDS encoding PIN domain-containing protein, which translates into the protein MFTAALDTCVLWPSMQRDFLLSLAVEGMYRPTWSSVAMEELEYHEARKLQRRQGMRTSQADGRAAALIAQMRPHFGDAEIFGFEALEGTFDLPDPDDEHVVAAAVLAGAGVIVTSNIKDFPGDRIPAGLLGTEIRAAQRQGDIDDGADPEQLAALLLAVLRGIEAVGKAGLGPRTVTGIAETALAALPRPGGLS
- a CDS encoding helix-turn-helix domain-containing protein; protein product: MGAPTLRQETYLPGLENDVDAVSRFLDGHADTSRPGPRYFLAAEEPDDRVELPEEIYRMLRQVVEALHQGHAVTVAPVTQTLTTQQAADLLGVSRPTVIKLLDENRIPYERNGTHRRILLRHLLEYRDQRRADQHAAIEATSVDIDKEDDLNETLQQLRDARRAVAERRKTRGDL